The Peribacillus sp. FSL E2-0218 genome contains a region encoding:
- a CDS encoding DUF1385 domain-containing protein has protein sequence MSEIQKPVYGGQAVVEGVMFGGKHHTVTAVRRKDSTIAYYHLPRESKPAVKLMKKIPFLRGIVSLIQSSATGSKHLNFSTEQYEEEDGEKQVETKKETKEPSKLSLWLGVAVIGVISFLFGKLLFTLIPVFLAKLTEPIFSGQTAQVLVESLFKLILLLVYIYVVSLTPLIKRVFQYHGAEHKVINCFESGKELTVANVQASSRLHYRCGSSFILFTVIVGMFVYLLVPIDPLWVRVVNRILLIPVVLGIAFEVLQATNKLKDIPILRYLGYPGLWLQLLTTKAPTDDQVEVALASFHELLRMEKETEKGLESDVIV, from the coding sequence ATGTCTGAGATCCAAAAACCCGTTTATGGAGGGCAGGCTGTTGTGGAAGGCGTCATGTTCGGCGGCAAACATCACACAGTCACTGCGGTCCGCCGCAAGGATTCAACGATCGCTTATTATCATTTACCGCGTGAATCGAAGCCTGCTGTAAAGCTTATGAAAAAAATACCGTTTCTGCGGGGGATCGTATCTTTGATCCAATCCAGTGCTACCGGCTCGAAACATCTGAACTTTTCCACAGAACAGTATGAAGAAGAAGACGGGGAAAAACAGGTCGAAACGAAAAAAGAAACGAAAGAACCTTCTAAATTAAGTCTTTGGCTAGGTGTTGCCGTGATCGGTGTCATCTCCTTCCTATTCGGGAAATTGCTTTTCACTTTGATTCCTGTCTTCCTCGCAAAATTGACGGAACCCATTTTCAGTGGCCAGACGGCTCAGGTGTTAGTGGAAAGCTTGTTCAAGCTGATCTTATTGCTCGTATATATTTATGTAGTCTCCTTGACGCCATTGATCAAGCGAGTCTTTCAATATCACGGAGCTGAGCATAAGGTGATCAATTGCTTCGAAAGCGGAAAAGAATTGACTGTGGCAAATGTGCAGGCAAGTTCCCGCCTTCATTATCGCTGTGGCAGCAGTTTCATTTTATTTACTGTCATTGTAGGAATGTTTGTCTATCTTCTCGTACCAATCGATCCGTTATGGGTTCGTGTCGTCAATCGCATTTTGCTTATCCCCGTCGTGCTAGGCATTGCCTTCGAGGTATTGCAGGCAACGAACAAATTAAAGGATATTCCTATTCTGCGCTACCTTGGTTACCCTGGACTTTGGCTTCAGTTATTAACGACCAAGGCCCCCACCGATGATCAAGTGGAAGTCGCATTGGCATCCTTCCACGAATTGTTAAGAATGGAAAAAGAAACTGAAAAAGGTTTAGAGTCGGATGTTATTGTGTAA
- the splB gene encoding spore photoproduct lyase, giving the protein MKPFIPQLVYIEPKALEYPLGRELKKKFEDMNVEIRETTSHNQIRDLPGENDLQKYRVAKSTLVVGIRKTLKFDTSKPSAEYAIPLATGCMGHCHYCYLQTTLGSKPYIRTYVNLDEIFEAAEKYIEERKPEITRFEAACTSDIVGIDHLTHSLKRAIEYFGKSEYGVLRFVTKFHHVDHLLDAEHNGKTRFRFSINSRYVIKNFEPGTSTFEERMEAARKVAGAGYPLGFIVAPIYRHEGWEEGYHELFERLSVALEGVDIPDLTFELIQHRFTGPAKKVIQKNYPKTKLELDESKRKYKWGRYGIGKYVYQNEEAAELETTIRGYIAEFFPKAEIQYFT; this is encoded by the coding sequence ATGAAACCATTTATCCCACAGTTAGTTTACATCGAACCTAAGGCTTTGGAATATCCGCTGGGCAGGGAATTGAAAAAGAAATTCGAGGATATGAATGTTGAAATCCGCGAGACAACCTCACACAACCAAATCAGGGACCTTCCAGGAGAAAATGATTTGCAGAAATACCGTGTAGCCAAATCGACGCTCGTGGTAGGGATCAGAAAAACATTGAAATTCGATACCTCCAAGCCTTCTGCTGAATATGCGATCCCGCTTGCCACTGGATGTATGGGACATTGCCATTATTGTTATTTGCAGACAACACTTGGATCAAAACCTTATATTAGGACTTATGTGAATCTTGATGAAATCTTCGAGGCAGCAGAAAAGTATATCGAAGAGAGAAAGCCTGAAATCACCCGGTTTGAGGCTGCCTGTACATCTGATATCGTCGGCATCGATCATTTGACGCATTCATTAAAACGGGCCATCGAATATTTTGGAAAGAGTGAATATGGGGTTCTCAGATTCGTAACCAAATTCCATCACGTCGATCACCTTTTGGATGCCGAGCATAACGGAAAAACAAGATTTCGGTTCAGCATCAATTCCCGTTATGTGATTAAAAATTTTGAACCCGGAACCTCCACCTTCGAGGAAAGAATGGAGGCAGCTCGTAAAGTGGCAGGCGCGGGATATCCGCTCGGATTCATCGTTGCCCCGATTTATCGTCATGAAGGGTGGGAGGAAGGCTATCATGAATTATTCGAACGATTAAGTGTGGCGTTGGAAGGCGTGGATATCCCTGACTTGACGTTTGAACTGATCCAGCATCGGTTTACAGGCCCGGCAAAAAAAGTTATCCAAAAAAACTACCCAAAAACGAAATTGGAACTGGATGAATCAAAGCGCAAGTATAAATGGGGGCGGTATGGTATCGGGAAATATGTTTATCAAAACGAAGAAGCCGCCGAACTGGAGACGACCATCCGCGGGTATATAGCTGAATTTTTCCCTAAAGCGGAAATTCAGTATTTTACGTGA
- a CDS encoding patatin-like phospholipase family protein, with product MIIDGVFSGGGIKGYGLVGALQELEDRGFVFHRTAGTSAGSIIAAFVAAGYTGKEMEKLFFDIDLSSLLDKRRGLLPIPLAKWLLVYWKLGLYKGDAMEAWIAGKLAERGVVTFKDVRPNSLRIITSDITHGKLVVLPDDLPNYGFDPFTFPVAKAVRMSCSIPYFFEPVKLDAGKSTFLFVDGGVLSNFPMWLFNSDQVRKERPVIGLRLSVDEIWKPHEVDNAVELFSALFKTMKDAHDARYISKKHVQNIVFIPMKGISAMDFNLNDEKKVELINRGRERTKEFLKHWSY from the coding sequence ATGATTATTGACGGCGTTTTTTCCGGAGGCGGGATTAAAGGCTATGGTTTAGTGGGGGCCCTGCAGGAATTGGAGGATCGGGGATTTGTTTTTCATAGGACAGCCGGTACAAGTGCAGGTTCGATAATAGCTGCTTTCGTGGCTGCTGGATATACCGGAAAAGAAATGGAAAAGCTTTTTTTTGATATAGATTTAAGCAGTCTCCTGGATAAAAGGCGGGGACTCTTGCCCATTCCGCTCGCCAAATGGCTCCTTGTATATTGGAAACTGGGGCTCTATAAAGGTGATGCGATGGAGGCATGGATTGCCGGAAAGCTTGCCGAAAGAGGGGTGGTCACCTTTAAGGATGTTCGGCCGAATTCCCTCCGTATCATTACATCTGATATCACGCATGGGAAATTGGTTGTATTGCCTGATGATTTGCCGAACTATGGATTCGATCCATTCACATTTCCGGTGGCCAAGGCAGTAAGGATGAGCTGCAGCATTCCTTATTTCTTTGAGCCCGTCAAGCTTGACGCAGGGAAGAGCACTTTCCTATTTGTTGATGGAGGTGTGTTGAGTAATTTTCCCATGTGGTTATTCAATTCTGATCAGGTTAGGAAGGAAAGGCCGGTCATAGGCTTGCGCCTAAGTGTCGATGAGATATGGAAACCGCATGAGGTGGACAATGCGGTTGAATTGTTTTCCGCCCTGTTCAAGACGATGAAAGATGCCCATGATGCTCGTTACATTTCCAAAAAGCATGTCCAGAATATTGTTTTTATCCCCATGAAGGGGATTTCCGCCATGGATTTCAATCTGAATGATGAAAAGAAGGTTGAATTGATCAATCGGGGCCGAGAGCGGACGAAAGAATTCCTAAAGCACTGGTCCTATTGA
- a CDS encoding SA1362 family protein — MKRFISFMIYGIIALGVLGLLSRLFNDPIGFFRNILIIAIVAGIIYMIYTGLTKGKPVKKEQQAFRKAARQSKKRLKSRTSKKDNVASFSAAKSSKKIKVRKKTDSHLTVIEGKKNKKKNRASF; from the coding sequence TTGAAACGTTTCATATCTTTCATGATATACGGAATCATCGCCCTCGGAGTCCTCGGATTATTGAGCCGACTATTTAATGACCCGATTGGCTTTTTCAGGAACATTCTCATAATAGCCATTGTCGCAGGGATTATTTATATGATTTATACCGGATTAACAAAGGGTAAACCAGTGAAAAAAGAGCAGCAGGCATTCCGGAAGGCTGCCCGCCAATCGAAAAAGAGGCTGAAAAGCCGAACGTCGAAAAAAGATAATGTGGCTAGCTTTTCTGCAGCAAAATCTTCAAAGAAAATAAAAGTGAGAAAGAAAACGGATAGCCATCTTACCGTCATCGAAGGAAAAAAGAACAAAAAGAAAAACCGGGCTTCTTTTTAA